A region of Arabidopsis thaliana chromosome 5, partial sequence DNA encodes the following proteins:
- a CDS encoding uncharacterized protein (unknown protein; BEST Arabidopsis thaliana protein match is: unknown protein (TAIR:AT1G06475.1); Has 30201 Blast hits to 17322 proteins in 780 species: Archae - 12; Bacteria - 1396; Metazoa - 17338; Fungi - 3422; Plants - 5037; Viruses - 0; Other Eukaryotes - 2996 (source: NCBI BLink).) produces MPSSIRWWWPIHFTSSGSVPRWLSWRRPELSLLSVVVDDVVWKVVTAFESVALVSMLCFFFLFCGCTV; encoded by the coding sequence ATGCCGTCATCTATCCGCTGGTGGTGGCCGATCCATTTCACTTCATCTGGATCTGTACCAAGGTGGCTGAGTTGGCGTCGACCGGAGCTGAGTTTATTGTCTGTGGTGGTCGACGACGTTGTGTGGAAAGTTGTTACGGCGTTCGAGTCGGTGGCCTTGGTCTccatgctctgtttcttcttcctcttttgtgGCTGCACCGtctag
- a CDS encoding xaa-pro aminopeptidase P (FUNCTIONS IN: molecular_function unknown; INVOLVED IN: biological_process unknown; LOCATED IN: mitochondrion; CONTAINS InterPro DOMAIN/s: IGR protein motif (InterPro:IPR019083); BEST Arabidopsis thaliana protein match is: unknown protein (TAIR:AT3G05810.1); Has 1807 Blast hits to 1807 proteins in 277 species: Archae - 0; Bacteria - 0; Metazoa - 736; Fungi - 347; Plants - 385; Viruses - 0; Other Eukaryotes - 339 (source: NCBI BLink).), whose protein sequence is MAWMRLIQSARSVLTTAPASSTLNFHRFYSKSAAPYHVKVGIPEFLSGIGGGVETHIAKLETELGDLPKLLVTRTLRLKKFGIPCKHRKLILKYSHKYRLGLWKPRADAIKA, encoded by the exons ATGGCGTGGATGCGACTGATACAGAGCGCGAGATCTGTTCTTACGACAGCACCAGCGTCTTCGACTCTTAACTTCCATAGATTCTACTCCAAATCCGCCGCTCCTTATCACG tgaaaGTTGGAATTCCTGAGTTTTTGAGTGGATTGGTGGAGGAGTTGAGACTCATATTGCTAAGCTTGAAACCGAGTTAGGCGATCTTCCGAAATTGCTCGTGACTCGTACGCTTAGACTCAAGAAGTTTGGTATTCCTTGCAAACAT AGGAAATTGATACTGAAATATAGCCACAAATACAGGCTAGGTCTATGGAAACCTAGAGCTGACGCAATAAAGGCGTGA
- a CDS encoding B3 domain protein (unknown protein; BEST Arabidopsis thaliana protein match is: unknown protein (TAIR:AT1G78640.1); Has 35333 Blast hits to 34131 proteins in 2444 species: Archae - 798; Bacteria - 22429; Metazoa - 974; Fungi - 991; Plants - 531; Viruses - 0; Other Eukaryotes - 9610 (source: NCBI BLink).), protein MIKSLFYTFLQTKHQEESNNSRDPNYPLFPQEIEIRPIAYFPWEIIKTLTTDEIISKFQLPMEKIRDTMLRHASEEDIYRTKFMSCETNILVKDLDTNTIHQGKLWKHPCENNFALRESWIEEFVKRRRLVVGMVVGMYWDFEACMFCFSVLDGRQ, encoded by the coding sequence ATGATAAAATCATTGTTCTACACTTTCCTTCAAACGAAACACCAAGAAGAAAGCAACAACTCAAGAGATCCTAATTATCCTCTATTTCCTCAAGAGATCGAGATTCGACCCATAGCTTATTTCCCTTGGgaaatcatcaaaactctAACAACCGATGAAATCATAAGTAAGTTCCAACTTCCAATGGAAAAAATCCGAGATACCATGCTTAGACATGCTTCAGAAGAAGACATATATCGCACAAAATTTATGAGTTGTGAGACCAATATATTGGTAAAAGATCTCGACACAAACACTATCCATCAAGGTAAATTGTGGAAGCATCCATGCGAAAATAATTTTGCATTGCGTGAATCTTGGATCGAAGAATTTGTGAAGAGGAGGAGGCTTGTGGTTGGCATGGTGGTTGGTATGTATTGGGATTTTGAGGCCtgcatgttttgtttctctgtgtTAGATGGAAGACAATGA
- a CDS encoding Pectin lyase-like superfamily protein (Pectin lyase-like superfamily protein; FUNCTIONS IN: pectinesterase activity; INVOLVED IN: cell wall modification; LOCATED IN: endomembrane system, cell wall, plant-type cell wall; EXPRESSED IN: flower; CONTAINS InterPro DOMAIN/s: Pectinesterase, active site (InterPro:IPR018040), Pectin lyase fold/virulence factor (InterPro:IPR011050), Pectinesterase, catalytic (InterPro:IPR000070), Pectin lyase fold (InterPro:IPR012334); BEST Arabidopsis thaliana protein match is: Pectin lyase-like superfamily protein (TAIR:AT5G18990.1); Has 30201 Blast hits to 17322 proteins in 780 species: Archae - 12; Bacteria - 1396; Metazoa - 17338; Fungi - 3422; Plants - 5037; Viruses - 0; Other Eukaryotes - 2996 (source: NCBI BLink).), whose protein sequence is MPCLFIFIALLLSSCIGTLKALDQTCGNKVVNTIVVDQAGSGKFRTVQAAIDSVGELNSLWIKIKVKRGVYVEKVIIPYNKPCIIVEGEGQRVTTITYNGHAATDVSSTFTSYPSHIVVRNLSIMNTYNRLTSLTKANGMSWDIKPAVAISVYGDKSAFYNCDFLGLQDTVWDNLGRHHFKNCYIEGAIDFIFGSGQSVYEDCHINATAGALASKVSFGYITAQGRSSDSDPSGFVFLRGSVSGSTSVYLGRAYGPFSRVIFIQTDLSSVVHPEGWYSWHYGGYEMSFTYAEVECKGAGSDMSRRVPWIDKLHSFYTKQQFSISNFIDQDQWISNIPRF, encoded by the exons ATGCCTTGTTTGTTCATCTTCATAGCTTTGCTTCTAAGTTCTTGTATTGGAACGTTGAAAGCCCTTGATCAGACTTGTGGCAACAAAGTCGTGAACACAATCGTCGTCGACCAAGCCGGTTCAGGTAAGTTCCGTACTGTTCAAGCTGCCATTGATTCGGTTGGTGAATTGAATTCTCTATggatcaaaatcaaagtaaaacgAGGTGTTTACGT agagaaggtGATAATACCATATAATAAACCGTGCATAATAGTAGAAGGAGAGGGACAAAGAGTCACCACCATCACGTATAATGGTCATGCAGCCACTGACGTCAGCTCAACTTTCACTTCATATCCATCCCATATTGTCGTCCGAAACTTATCAATCATG AACACTTATAATCGTTTGACTAGTCTAACTAAAGCAAACGGTATGAGTTGGGATATAAAGCCAGCGGTTGCGATTTCGGTTTATGGCGATAAATCAGCGTTTTACAACTGTGATTTCTTGGGGTTGCAAGATACAGTGTGGGATAATCTTGGCAGACATCACTTCAAAAATTGTTACATCGAAGGTGCTATCGATTTCATTTTTGGAAGTGGCCAATCTGTTTACGAG GACTGTCATATAAACGCAACGGCAGGAGCATTGGCATCAAAAGTGTCGTTTGGGTACATAACGGCTCAAGGAAGAAGTAGCGATTCGGACCCAAGTGGGTTCGTGTTCCTACGAGGTAGTGTTTCAGGGAGCACCAGTGTCTATCTTGGACGAGCCTATGGTCCATTCAGTCGAGTGATATTCATCCAAACCGATCTCTCTTCCGTCGTGCACCCTGAGGGTTGGTACTCTTGGCACTATGGTGGATACGA gATGAGTTTCACGTATGCAGAAGTTGAGTGTAAAGGAGCAGGATCGGATATGTCACGAAGAGTTCCTTGGATTGATAAACTTCATTCTTTTTACACTAAACAACAATTCTCTATCTCTAATTTCATTGACCAAGATCAATGGATCTCTAATATTCCTcgtttttaa
- the IREG3 gene encoding iron-regulated protein 3 (iron-regulated protein 3 (IREG3); CONTAINS InterPro DOMAIN/s: Ferroporti-1 (InterPro:IPR009716), Major facilitator superfamily, general substrate transporter (InterPro:IPR016196); BEST Arabidopsis thaliana protein match is: iron regulated 2 (TAIR:AT5G03570.2); Has 30201 Blast hits to 17322 proteins in 780 species: Archae - 12; Bacteria - 1396; Metazoa - 17338; Fungi - 3422; Plants - 5037; Viruses - 0; Other Eukaryotes - 2996 (source: NCBI BLink).), which yields MVVSMALVRHSPSFDFLFHFPVDRSRFLSPVAFSSVRYHRFHSCRWLSLRSSPSCSRRLNSFSSRCSITNTDVCHEFVTTDDEIHEDLLTPIEDHSIPIVHLDTNISVTESLTLLTECTYVDTVLTALPVLSEEEQTVIAATPAHPEGLYVLYASCLVGNLVEQLWNFAWPSAIAMLYPSLLPVAVMGFVTKLAIIAGGPVVGKFMDYSPRVPTYISLNVIQAAAQVLSAGMIIHAYTVPSTSASSILLQPWFFALLFAGAIDSLCGIASGVAIERDWVVLLAGINRPIALAQANAVLHRIDLLCEIAGTMLFGILLSKYDPVTCLKFAATLMVGSLPTMTALIWLTNKFSSGVLDRPKCSLNSCSAEGSRTNTDSIFDIGMETIKLGWKEYIQQPVLPASLAYVLLYFNIVLTPGSLMTAFLTQRCVNPSVIGGFSGLCAVMGVAATFLSANLVKRVGILKAGAVGLFFQASLLAVAVAVYCSSSLSHKSPLFFFLSMIVLSRLGHMSYGVVGAQILQTGIPSSKANLIGATEISVASLAESLMLGVAIAANDASHFGFLAVLSLLSVVAASLIFCRLLRNPTDEQRRLFSFDPLSN from the exons ATGGTTGTTTCAATGGCTTTGGTCAGACATTCTCCGTCTTTCGattttctgtttcattttccGGTCGACAGAAGCCGTTTTCTATCGCCGGTTGCTTTTTCTAGCGTTCGCTATCATCGCTTCCATTCTTGTAGATGGTTAAGTCTCCGCTCTTCACCTTCATGTTCTCGCAG GTTAAACAGTTTTAGTTCGAGGTGTTCGATTACAAACACTGATGTATGTCACGAATTTGTGACTACTGATGATGAAATCCACGAGGATTTGCTTACTCCAATTGAGGATCATTCAATTCCTATTGTTCATCTTGATACCAATATCTCCGTTACTGAATCTCTGACCTTACTCACCGAGTGTACTTACGTAGATACTGTTTTAACAGCATTGCCT GTATTGTCTGAGGAAGAGCAGACTGTAATTGCAGCCACTCCTGCTCACCCTGAAGGATTATATG TCTTATATGCAAGTTGTTTGGTTGGAAATTTGGTTGAGCAACTTTGGAATTTTGCTTGGCCGTCCGCCATTGCAATGCTATATCCGAGCTTACTACCTGTGGCAGTCATGGGGTTTGTCACTAAATTGGCGATAATTGCTGGAGGCCCTGTGGTTGGAAAGTTTATGGATTATAGTCCGAGAGTTCCTACATATATCTCGTTGAATGTCATTCAG GCAGCCGCTCAAGTGCTATCTGCAGGAATGATAATTCATGCATACACGGTTCCTTCCACATCGGCGTCATCAATTCTTCTGCAGCCTTGGTTTTTTGCATTGTTATTCGCAGGGGCCATTGACAGTCTATGTGGAATAGCATCTGGAGTCGCCATTGAACGTGATTGGGTTGTATTG TTGGCCGGCATAAACAGACCAATCGCTCTTGCTCAAGCAAATGCTGTTCTCCACAGAATAGATCTGCTTTGCGAG ATAGCTGGGACGATGTTATTTGGCATTCTCCTATCCAAATATGACCCTGTGACCTGCTTAAAGTTTGCTGCCACACTAATGGTGGGTTCTTTGCCAACCATG ACAGCTCTTATATGGCTGACCAACAAGTTCTCCTCTGGAGTTCTGGACCGTCCTAAATGCTCCTTGAACAGCTGTTCTGCTGAAGGATCTCGTACTAATACCGACAGTATTT TTGATATTGGCATGGAAACTATCAAGCTCGGATGGAAAGAATATATTCAACAGCCAGTTCTTCCTGCTAGCCTCGCATATGTCCTTCTCTACTTTAACATCGTCCTCACCCCAGGCAGCTTGATGACTGCATTTCTAACACAACGAT GTGTGAATCCATCAGTTATTGGTGGTTTCAGTGGATTATGCGCTGTTATGGGCGTCGCCGCAACCTTCTTATCAGCAAACTTGGTCAAACGAGTTGGCATTTTAAAG GCGGGTGCAGTAGGATTGTTTTTCCAAGCTTCACTCCTTGCCGTTGCTGTTGCTGTGTATTGTAGCTCTTCTCTATCCCATAAAAGcccactcttcttcttcttgtccaTGATC GTATTATCAAGGCTAGGTCACATGTCTTACGGCGTTGTGGGAGCTCAAATACTTCAAACCGGCATTCCATCATCCAAGGCTAATCTCATCGGCGCAACGGAGATCTCAGTGGCAAGTCTAGCTGAATCGCTTATGCTCGGAGTAGCCATAGCGGCGAATGACGCTTCCCATTTCGGGTTTCTCGCGGTTCTGTCTCTTTTATCAGTTGTTGCGGCCTCATTGATATTCTGCAGATTGCTGAGAAATCCCACTGATGAACAAAGACGACTCTTCTCCTTCGACCCTCTCTCAAATTGA
- a CDS encoding Threonyl-tRNA synthetase (Threonyl-tRNA synthetase; FUNCTIONS IN: ligase activity, forming aminoacyl-tRNA and related compounds, threonine-tRNA ligase activity, aminoacyl-tRNA ligase activity, nucleotide binding, ATP binding; INVOLVED IN: threonyl-tRNA aminoacylation, tRNA aminoacylation, translation, tRNA aminoacylation for protein translation; LOCATED IN: mitochondrion, cell wall, chloroplast, plasma membrane, membrane; EXPRESSED IN: 24 plant structures; EXPRESSED DURING: 14 growth stages; CONTAINS InterPro DOMAIN/s: Threonyl/alanyl tRNA synthetase, class II-like, putative editing domain (InterPro:IPR018163), Threonyl-tRNA synthetase, class IIa (InterPro:IPR002320), Aminoacyl-tRNA synthetase, class II (G/ H/ P/ S), conserved domain (InterPro:IPR002314), Beta-grasp fold, ferredoxin-type (InterPro:IPR012675), Aminoacyl-tRNA synthetase, class II, conserved domain (InterPro:IPR006195), Threonyl/alanyl tRNA synthetase, SAD (InterPro:IPR012947), TGS-like (InterPro:IPR012676), TGS (InterPro:IPR004095), Anticodon-binding (InterPro:IPR004154), Threonyl-tRNA synthetase, class IIa, conserved region (InterPro:IPR018158); BEST Arabidopsis thaliana protein match is: threonyl-tRNA synthetase, putative / threonine--tRNA ligase, putative (TAIR:AT2G04842.1); Has 19313 Blast hits to 19116 proteins in 2937 species: Archae - 413; Bacteria - 11477; Metazoa - 486; Fungi - 321; Plants - 109; Viruses - 0; Other Eukaryotes - 6507 (source: NCBI BLink).), producing the protein MLLRLTARSIRRFTTSSSSLPLLSSSSFCTVPTMAANHPKDEAYLSAVIPKRIKLFEQIQANQLENLKSLPHDPIKVTLPDGNVKEGKKWETTPMDIAAQISKGLANSALISAVDDVLWDMNRPLEGDCKLELFKFDSDKGRDTLWHSSAHILGQALEQEYGCQLCIGPCTTRGEGFYYDGFYGELGLSDNHFPSIEAGAAKAAKEAQPFERIEVTKDQALEMFSENNFKVELINGLPADMTITVYRCGPLVDLCRGPHIPNTSFVKAFKCLRASSAYWKGDKDRESLQRVYGISYPDQKQLKKYLQFLEEAKKYDHRLLGQKQELFFSHQLSPGSYFFLPLGTRVYNRLMDFIKNQYWHRGYTEVITPNMYNMELWQTSGHADNYKDNMFTFNIEKQEFGLKPMNCPGHCLIFQHRVRSYRELPMRLADFGVLHRNEASGALSGLTRVRRFQQDDAHIFCTTEQVKGEVQGVLEFIDYVYKVFGFTYELKLSTRPEKYLGDLETWDKAEADLKEAIEAFGKPLVLNEGDGAFYGPKIDITVSDAMNRKFQCATLQLDFQLPIRFNLEYAAEDEAKKSRPVMIHRAVLGSVERMFAILLEHYKGKWPFWISPRQAIVCPISEKSQQYAEKVQKQIKDAGFYVDADLTDRKIDKKVREAQLAQYNYILVVGETEAATGQVSVRVRDNAAHSVKSIEDLLEEFKAKTAEFV; encoded by the exons ATGCTCCTTCGTCTTACGGCTCGCTCTATTCGTCGTTTcacaacttcttcttcgtctctacCATTGCTCTCATCGTCTTCGTTTTGTACTGTTCCAACAATGGCAGCTAATCATCCTAAGGATGAAGCGTATCTCTCCGCCGTCATCCCCAAACGTATCAAGCTTTTCGAGCAGATCCAAGCGAATCAACTCGAGAATCTTAAGTCTCTTCCACACGATCCGATCAA GGTTACGTTACCAGATGGAAATgtgaaagaaggaaagaagtGGGAGACAACTCCGATGGATATCGCTGCTCAGATTTCTAAGGGTTTGGCTAATTCTGCGTTGATTTCGGCTGTTGATGATGTTCTTTGGGATATGAATAGGCCATTGGAAGGTGATTGTAAGCTTGAGCTTTTCAAATTTGATAGCGATAAAGGTCGTGATACTCTTTGGCATTCTAGTGCGCACATTCTTGGTCAG GCTCTCGAGCAGGAGTATGGGTGTCAGCTGTGCATTGGACCATGCACAACGAGAGGAGAG GGTTTCTACTATGATGGATTTTATGGTGAATTGGGCCTGAGTGACAACCACTTTCCTAGCATCGAAGCAGGTGCTGCAAAAGCTGCTAAg GAAGCACAACCATTTGAAAGGATTGAAGTGACGAAGGATCAGGCACTCGAGATGTTTTCTGAGAATAATTTTAAG GTTGAACTCATCAATGGTTTGCCTGCAGACATGACCATTACTGTCTACAGATGTGGCCCTTTGGTGGATTTGTGTCGTGGACCGCACATACCAAATACTTCCTTTGTGAAAGCGTTCAAGTGTTTGAGG gCCTCATCAGCTTACTGGAAGGGTGACAAAGACCGTGAGAGCTTGCAGAGAGTTTATGGGATATCTTATCCTGATCAGAAGCAGCTGAAG AAATATCTCCAATTTCtagaagaagccaaaaagTATGACCACAGACTATTGGGCCAAAAGCAGGAACTCTTCTTTAGTCATCAACTCAG CCCTGGGAGTTATTTCTTCCTTCCACTCGGCACTCGTGTATATAACAGGTTGATGGACTTCATTAAGAACCAATACTGGCACAGGGGTTACACAGAG GTTATTACACCAAATATGTACAACATGGAGTTGTGGCAAACATCCGGACATGCTGACAATTACAAGGATAATATGTTTACGTTTAAT ATTGAGAAGCAAGAGTTCGGGCTCAAACCTATGAATTGTCCTGGTCACTGCTTGATATTCCAGCATAGGGTTCGCTCATATAGAG AGTTACCTATGAGACTGGCCGACTTTGGAGTGTTACACCGCAATGAGGCAAGTGGAGCACTTAGTGGATTGACTCGTGTCCGACGGTTCCAGCAG GATGATGCACACATATTCTGTACAACGGAACAG GTTAAGGGAGAAGTGCAGGGTGTGTTGGAGTTCATTGACTACGTGTACAAAGTTTTCGGGTTTACCTATGAGCTAAAACTTTCAACG aGGCCAGAGAAGTACCTTGGAGATTTGGAAACATGGGATAAAGCTGAAGCGGATCTCAAAGAAGCTATAGAAGCTTTTGGAAAGCCATTAGTG TTGAACGAAGGAGATGGTGCATTTTATGGTCCAAAGATAGACATCACAGTTTCTGATGCAATGAATAGGAAATTCCAGTGTGCTACTTTACAG CTTGATTTTCAACTTCCGATTCGCTTCAACTTGGAATACGCAGCTGAGGATGAAGCGAAAAAGAGTAGACCTGTAATGATACATAGAGCCGTGTTGGGATCTGTGGAACGTATGTTTGCCATATTGTTGGAGCATTACAAAGGAAAATGGCCCTTCTGGATTAGTCCGCGACAGGCCATAGTTTGTCCTATATCAGAGAAATCTCAGCAATATGCAGAAAAG GTTCAAAAGCAAATTAAAGATGCTGGGTTCTATGTTGATGCTGACTTAACAGACAGAAAGATAGATAAAAAG GTGCGAGAAGCTCAGCTTGCTCAGTACAACTACATTCTGGTCGTGGGTGAAACAGAAGCTGCTACAGGACAG GTGAGTGTTCGTGTGAGAGACAATGCAGCCCACTCCGTGAAGAGCATTGAGGATTTGCTGGAAGAATTCAAGGCCAAGACTGCCGAATTTGTATGA
- a CDS encoding uncharacterized protein (unknown protein; Has 1807 Blast hits to 1807 proteins in 277 species: Archae - 0; Bacteria - 0; Metazoa - 736; Fungi - 347; Plants - 385; Viruses - 0; Other Eukaryotes - 339 (source: NCBI BLink).), whose protein sequence is MIKGGGRTSGDRGSPDDGRGYDDCGGPTTATTWHGDCGYSDNGGSTQNSAAALIAVAVDPMVVIVPAAVVVVVVSGNSSGSGGCGGG, encoded by the exons ATGATCAAAGGAGGTGGTCGTACTTCCGGCGACCGCGGCAGTCCTGACGACGGTAGGGGTTATGACGACTGCGGCGGCCCAACAACGGCAACAACG TGGCATGGCGACTGCGGCTACTCTGACAATGGCGGTAGCACCCAAAACAGTGCGGCTGCTCTGATAGCGGTGGCAGTGGATCCGATGGTGGTGATAGTTCCAGCAGCGGTAGTTGTGGTGGTGGTTAGTGGTAATAGTTCCGGCAGCggtggttgtggtggtggttAG